One stretch of Candida orthopsilosis Co 90-125, chromosome 3 draft sequence DNA includes these proteins:
- a CDS encoding Sso2 protein (S. cerevisiae homolog SSO2 has phosphatidic acid binding, SNAP receptor activity and has role in ascospore-type prospore formation) gives MSNPYQNQPYQANNQSSYEMSDIGNGRNTNYNNYTNTNSAATKQYSSSNEDDFVQFMNEIQDINSQLDNYSNIINLIDNKQKSFLYNIDLNDEDTEYSSQQIDSLVGEAQSLQLDLKARIKSAQVEAVHSKDQTKVDQAETCRKRFLDLIQDYRLVEAKNKESSKEQAARQYQIIKPDATQEEIRAVVEDGSQQYFQQALMQSNRRGEARSVLSEVQVRHRELLKLEKTMAELTQLFHDMEELVIEQDQPIQQIEEQVGTAQHDIEQGVGHTNKAVKSAKAARKKKIWCLVIVIIICIILAAVLGGYFGSK, from the coding sequence ATGAGTAACCCGTATCAAAATCAGCCATACCAGGCTAACAATCAGAGCTCATATGAGATGAGTGATATTGGCAATGGCCGTAACaccaactacaacaactaTACCAATACAAACAGTGCTGCCACAAAGCAATATTCATCATCGAATGAAGATgactttgttcaatttatGAATGAAATTCAAGATATCAACTCGCAATTGGATAACTACTCaaatataatcaatttgattgacaataaacaaaagagtTTTTTATACAATATCGACTTAAATGATGAGGATACTGAGTATAGttctcaacaaattgatagTTTGGTAGGTGAAGCCCAGTCATTGCAACTAGATTTGAAGGCAAGGATAAAGAGTGCTCAAGTTGAGGCGGTACATTCGAAGGACCAGACTAAAGTTGATCAAGCTGAAACTTGtagaaaaagatttttggATCTTATTCAAGATTATAGATTAGTTGAAGCCAAAAACAAGGAATCTTCTAAGGAACAAGCTGCTAGACAATATCAGATTATAAAACCGGATGCTACTCAAGAGGAAATTAgagctgttgttgaagatggaTCACAACAATACTTCCAACAAGCATTGATGCAAAGTAACAGAAGAGGTGAAGCACGTTCAGTTTTGAGTGAAGTTCAAGTTAGACACCGagaacttttgaaattggaaaagacaATGGCTGAGTTGACTCAATTATTTCATGATATGGAGGAATTAGTTATTGAACAAGACCAAcctattcaacaaattgaagaacaagTTGGAACTGCTCAGCATGATATAGAACAAGGTGTTGGACATACCAATAAAGCAGTCAAGAGTGCTAAAGCAGCcagaaagaagaagatttggtGTTTGgttattgttattattaTCTGTATTATTCTTGCTGCCGTTCTTGGTGGTTACTTTGGATCCAAGTAA